A region from the Marinifilum sp. JC120 genome encodes:
- a CDS encoding CoB--CoM heterodisulfide reductase iron-sulfur subunit A family protein yields the protein MSNSILVVGGGFSGITTALEAAEVGHEVFIVEKAPYLGGRVMQLNKYFPKLCPPSCGLEIQFQRIKNNKNVKFFTLAEVESIGGSKGNYEVKVRIKPRYVGPGSVDLTEVIEKLSNDITDEFEFKLCDRKALYMDVPFAFPARYVLEKENCTDEDLKILGEIDAIDLKEEEKVITLNVGSIVYATGWKPYDVTKLSNLGAGTVKNCISNMAMERLAAPSGPTDGQIVRPSDGAQPKNIAFVQCAGSRDENHLNFCSYICCMASLKQAAYVREQYPDAKVTIYYIDLRTPGRYDKFAKRILSDDKINAVKGKVADVIEESGSGNVLVTVEDAETGIKAQNEHDLVVLATGMQPSLAGTPVPSGVQVDDQGFIVGGEEQGIFAAGCAKQPLDVMKTAQSGTAAALKAIQTVIGR from the coding sequence ATGTCAAATAGCATACTTGTCGTAGGCGGCGGGTTCAGTGGTATAACTACTGCACTCGAAGCCGCTGAAGTAGGCCATGAAGTCTTCATCGTGGAGAAGGCGCCTTATCTGGGTGGCCGGGTGATGCAGCTGAATAAATATTTTCCGAAGCTGTGTCCTCCTTCCTGCGGACTGGAGATTCAGTTTCAGAGAATCAAAAACAATAAGAACGTAAAGTTCTTTACCTTGGCTGAAGTGGAATCCATTGGCGGTTCCAAAGGCAATTACGAAGTCAAGGTTCGCATCAAACCCAGATACGTGGGTCCCGGTAGTGTTGATCTCACTGAAGTTATCGAGAAATTGTCTAACGACATTACCGATGAGTTCGAGTTCAAACTCTGTGACCGCAAGGCTCTTTACATGGACGTTCCCTTTGCGTTTCCCGCAAGGTACGTTCTTGAAAAAGAAAATTGCACCGATGAAGACCTCAAGATCCTCGGTGAGATCGATGCTATCGATCTTAAAGAAGAGGAAAAGGTCATCACACTTAACGTCGGTTCCATCGTCTACGCTACCGGCTGGAAGCCTTACGATGTTACCAAACTTTCCAACCTCGGCGCAGGTACTGTAAAGAACTGTATTTCCAACATGGCGATGGAAAGACTTGCAGCTCCGAGCGGACCTACCGACGGTCAGATTGTGCGCCCCTCTGATGGTGCACAGCCCAAAAACATCGCATTCGTACAATGTGCGGGTTCCCGCGATGAAAACCACCTCAATTTCTGTTCATACATCTGTTGCATGGCTTCTCTGAAGCAGGCCGCTTATGTACGTGAACAGTATCCCGATGCAAAGGTTACCATTTATTACATCGACCTGCGTACTCCGGGACGTTACGACAAGTTTGCCAAGCGCATTCTTTCCGATGACAAGATCAATGCCGTTAAAGGTAAGGTCGCTGATGTTATCGAAGAGTCCGGTTCCGGCAATGTTCTCGTCACTGTTGAGGATGCAGAAACCGGTATCAAAGCCCAGAACGAGCATGATCTCGTAGTGCTGGCTACTGGTATGCAGCCTAGTCTGGCAGGTACCCCGGTTCCTTCCGGAGTACAGGTTGACGATCAAGGCTTTATTGTCGGCGGTGAGGAACAAGGCATTTTCGCTGCCGGGTGTGCAAAGCAGCCTCTGGATGTCATGAAGACAGCCCAGTCTGGTACTGCTGCCGCTCTCAAAGCGATCCAAACGGTCATAGGGAGGTAA
- a CDS encoding adenylyl-sulfate reductase subunit alpha, whose amino-acid sequence MPLLPSKEASKGVALAEPELIEKDVDLLLVGGGMGNCGVAYEACRWIEKVGGDLSIMLLDKAAMERSGAIAQGLSAINTYLGENDADDYVRMVRTDLMGLVREDLIYDLGRHVDDSVHLFEEWGLPCWIKKDGKNLDGAAAKAAGLSLRNGDACVRSGRWQMMINGESYKCIVAEAAKLALGEDNYMERIFIVKMLLDANEPNRIAGAVGFSTRENKVYVFKCNAAVVACGGAVNVYRPRSTGEGLGRAWYPVWNAGSTYTMCAQVGAEMTMMENRFVPARFKDGYGPVGAWFLLFKAKATNYKGEDYCVTNRAMLKPYEDRGYAKGHVIPTCLRNHMMLREMREGRGPIYMDTATALQNTFKELSPAEQKHLESEAWEDFLDMCVGQANLWACQNIKPEESGSEIMPTEPYLLGSHSGCCGIWTSGPDEEWVPEDYKVKADNGKVYNRMTTVNGLWTCADGVGASGHKFSSGSHAEGRIVGKQMVRWCVDHKDFKPTLKIDGPALLKEIYQPWYTYEEGKALSTDPVVNPNYITPKNFMMRLMKATDEYGGGVGTMYVTSKSLLHTGFHLLEMLEEDSRKLAARDLHELMRCWEQFHRLWTVRLHMQHIEFREESRYPGFYYRGDFMGLDDSKWKCFVNSKYDVEKGETNVFKKAYHQIIPTE is encoded by the coding sequence ATGCCTCTTCTCCCTAGTAAAGAAGCCTCTAAAGGTGTTGCTCTCGCAGAACCTGAGCTTATAGAAAAAGACGTGGACCTGCTCCTCGTCGGTGGTGGTATGGGTAACTGCGGTGTTGCTTATGAAGCATGCCGTTGGATTGAAAAAGTTGGTGGCGACCTTTCCATCATGCTGCTTGATAAAGCTGCTATGGAACGTTCCGGTGCTATCGCACAGGGTCTGTCCGCTATTAACACATACCTCGGCGAAAACGATGCTGATGACTACGTACGCATGGTTCGTACTGACCTCATGGGCCTCGTTCGCGAAGACCTTATTTATGACCTCGGCCGTCACGTTGATGATTCCGTTCACCTTTTTGAAGAGTGGGGCCTTCCCTGCTGGATCAAAAAAGACGGTAAGAACCTCGACGGTGCAGCAGCTAAAGCAGCTGGTCTCTCCCTGCGTAACGGCGACGCTTGCGTTCGTTCCGGTCGCTGGCAGATGATGATTAACGGTGAGTCCTACAAGTGCATCGTCGCTGAAGCAGCTAAGCTCGCTCTCGGCGAAGACAACTACATGGAACGTATTTTCATCGTTAAAATGCTCCTCGACGCTAATGAGCCTAACCGCATCGCTGGTGCAGTTGGTTTCTCCACACGCGAAAACAAAGTATATGTTTTCAAATGTAACGCAGCTGTTGTAGCTTGTGGTGGTGCTGTAAACGTTTACCGTCCTCGCTCTACTGGTGAAGGTCTCGGTCGTGCATGGTACCCAGTATGGAACGCAGGTTCCACATACACCATGTGTGCACAGGTTGGCGCTGAAATGACCATGATGGAAAACCGTTTCGTACCCGCTCGTTTTAAAGACGGTTACGGTCCTGTTGGCGCATGGTTCCTGCTCTTCAAAGCTAAAGCTACCAACTACAAAGGCGAAGACTACTGCGTAACTAACCGCGCAATGCTCAAGCCTTACGAAGATCGCGGCTACGCTAAAGGACATGTTATTCCTACTTGTCTGCGTAACCACATGATGCTTCGCGAAATGCGTGAAGGCCGTGGCCCCATCTACATGGACACCGCTACCGCACTTCAGAACACATTCAAAGAGCTTTCACCTGCTGAGCAGAAACACCTCGAGTCCGAAGCTTGGGAAGATTTCCTCGACATGTGTGTTGGCCAGGCTAACCTCTGGGCTTGTCAGAACATCAAGCCTGAAGAGTCCGGCTCTGAAATTATGCCTACCGAACCTTACCTCCTCGGCTCCCACTCCGGTTGCTGTGGTATCTGGACTTCCGGTCCTGATGAAGAATGGGTTCCTGAAGATTACAAAGTGAAAGCTGACAACGGTAAAGTCTACAACCGTATGACTACTGTTAACGGCCTCTGGACATGTGCTGACGGTGTTGGCGCTTCCGGTCACAAGTTCTCCTCCGGTTCTCACGCTGAAGGTCGTATCGTTGGTAAGCAGATGGTACGCTGGTGTGTAGATCACAAAGACTTCAAGCCGACTCTGAAAATTGACGGCCCTGCTCTTTTGAAAGAAATCTACCAGCCTTGGTACACCTACGAAGAAGGTAAAGCTCTCTCTACCGACCCCGTAGTTAACCCCAACTACATCACTCCTAAGAACTTCATGATGCGCCTGATGAAGGCTACTGATGAATACGGTGGTGGTGTTGGTACCATGTACGTGACTTCCAAGTCCCTGCTGCACACTGGTTTCCATCTCCTCGAAATGCTCGAAGAAGATTCCAGAAAACTGGCTGCTCGTGACCTCCACGAACTCATGCGTTGTTGGGAACAGTTCCACAGACTGTGGACTGTACGCCTGCACATGCAGCACATTGAATTCCGTGAAGAGTCCCGTTACCCCGGTTTCTACTACCGTGGTGACTTCATGGGTCTCGATGACTCCAAGTGGAAATGCTTCGTCAACTCCAAGTATGACGTAGAAAAAGGCGAAACTAACGTCTTCAAAAAAGCATACCACCAGATCATCCCCACTGAATAA
- the aprB gene encoding adenylyl-sulfate reductase subunit beta — MPTFVNPEKCDGCKGGEKTACMYICPNDLMILDPEEMRAYNQEPEGCWECYSCVKICPQGAIEARPYGDFAPMGGTSIPMRSAEDIMWTVKFRNGDVKRFKFPIRTTPEGSIKPYEGKPEPTDLDNELLFTETELTTPKEVVGLKVDVADADKTTAWKDLD; from the coding sequence ATGCCGACCTTTGTCAATCCGGAAAAGTGTGATGGCTGTAAAGGTGGAGAAAAGACCGCCTGCATGTACATCTGCCCTAACGATCTTATGATCCTGGACCCTGAAGAAATGCGCGCTTACAACCAGGAGCCTGAAGGCTGTTGGGAGTGCTATTCCTGCGTAAAAATTTGTCCCCAGGGCGCTATCGAAGCTCGCCCCTACGGTGACTTCGCACCCATGGGCGGTACTTCTATCCCCATGCGCTCTGCTGAAGACATCATGTGGACTGTGAAGTTCCGTAACGGTGACGTTAAGCGCTTCAAGTTCCCCATCCGTACTACACCTGAAGGTTCCATTAAACCTTATGAAGGTAAGCCCGAGCCGACTGACCTCGACAATGAACTTCTCTTCACCGAGACTGAGCTTACTACTCCTAAAGAAGTAGTTGGTCTTAAAGTTGATGTTGCCGATGCAGACAAAACTACTGCTTGGAAGGATCTGGATTAA
- the sat gene encoding sulfate adenylyltransferase, which yields MSKLVAPHGGKGLVCCLLEGAELAAEQKKAADLPKIEISARAKGDLIMMGCGGFSPLNGFMGKADWKGVCEKFLMEDGTFWPVPVTLDSDDESVKVGDEIALVNDGEVYATMQITEKYEMTEEDKKWECYEVFKGEGEESEDSIFWKTALEDHPGVQMVMAQKKYNLAGPVKVLSEGEYPEQYKGVYLRPAETRAMFDEKGWSTVSALQLRNPMHRSHEFLAKISIEVCDGCLIHSLIGNLKPGDIPAEVRVKAIDTLVEHYFVKENVIQAGYPLDMRYAGPREGLLHATFRQNYGVNRMLIGRDHAGVGDFYGLFEAQDIFDKIPYATEACPEPGKALLCEPMKIDWTFYCYKCDGMASLRTCPHDKDQRVILSGTKLRKALSDGAEIVDHFGRDEVIVQLREYYEGLTEKVEVKMQGAASGDAM from the coding sequence ATGTCTAAGCTCGTAGCCCCTCACGGTGGTAAAGGTCTTGTATGCTGCCTTCTCGAAGGCGCAGAACTCGCAGCAGAACAGAAAAAAGCTGCTGATCTTCCCAAAATCGAAATTTCCGCCCGCGCTAAAGGCGACCTCATCATGATGGGTTGTGGTGGTTTCTCTCCCCTGAACGGTTTCATGGGTAAAGCAGACTGGAAAGGCGTTTGCGAAAAATTCCTCATGGAAGATGGCACTTTCTGGCCTGTTCCGGTTACCCTCGACTCCGACGACGAAAGCGTTAAAGTCGGCGACGAAATCGCTCTCGTAAACGACGGTGAAGTATATGCTACCATGCAGATCACCGAAAAATACGAAATGACCGAAGAAGACAAGAAATGGGAATGCTACGAAGTATTCAAAGGTGAAGGCGAAGAATCTGAAGATTCCATCTTCTGGAAGACCGCACTTGAAGATCACCCCGGTGTTCAGATGGTTATGGCTCAGAAGAAATACAACCTCGCTGGTCCCGTTAAAGTACTCTCCGAAGGCGAATACCCCGAGCAGTACAAAGGCGTTTACCTGCGCCCCGCAGAAACTCGTGCCATGTTCGACGAAAAAGGCTGGTCCACAGTTTCCGCTCTCCAGCTCCGTAACCCCATGCACCGCTCTCACGAGTTCCTCGCAAAGATCTCCATCGAAGTATGTGACGGTTGTCTGATCCACTCCCTGATCGGTAACCTCAAGCCAGGAGACATTCCTGCTGAAGTTCGCGTTAAAGCTATCGACACTCTCGTTGAGCACTACTTTGTTAAAGAAAACGTTATCCAGGCTGGTTACCCCCTCGATATGCGTTACGCTGGTCCCCGTGAAGGCCTCCTCCACGCTACCTTCCGTCAGAACTACGGTGTTAACCGCATGCTGATCGGTCGTGACCACGCTGGTGTTGGTGACTTCTACGGTCTGTTCGAAGCTCAGGATATCTTTGACAAGATTCCTTACGCAACCGAAGCTTGTCCTGAGCCCGGCAAAGCACTGCTTTGCGAGCCCATGAAGATTGACTGGACTTTCTACTGCTACAAGTGCGACGGCATGGCTTCCCTGAGAACCTGCCCTCACGACAAAGACCAGCGCGTTATCCTTTCCGGTACCAAGCTGCGTAAAGCACTCTCCGATGGCGCTGAAATCGTAGATCACTTCGGTCGTGACGAAGTTATCGTACAGCTCCGCGAATACTACGAAGGCCTCACCGAAAAGGTTGAAGTCAAAATGCAGGGCGCAGCTTCCGGCGACGCAATGTAA
- a CDS encoding 5-enolpyruvylshikimate-3-phosphate synthase: protein MPDYKKFERTGGSAPRRQSLLDEIKELDSRLLSIVSRRNYLMGKAASKRKQKGLPLGDPDMERRIFETWSAEASSKKFDLKTARRVFDQLNNLAYAAVAKPENRKLSTYVLSPPHKQVDVTFDGPGSLFQSKLWIALSAAAGAESKMGPLCVNDEITELIKAFNQSGSHLSWDGDTVESRAGDGIEFEDKLVFAGNNAMTMYLAIAFGLKTIGKFKIAGGPILKQYDSRPLAEVLSPLGARLNTLDLQSHGLPARLECGGRMASSIEISDDIPAEFVAALALAAWTYPQGLTIKFAEGWHGKDLLQEVIAALNECGIKAKLSETECSVPATKEITVPEEPSIALEPELCAALLAIPAFSDGQVTINGDWPKSAVAEDALQTLKAGGVDIKISKEGITATKGETAAEASFDFGNANNLFPIGLALAVNSRSECKVSNIADDVMFEQGIELLERLGIRYQRGDEELTVIPGRLKWDEAWFAPSPFFGIALGLMAWIRPGIAIENPGDLTDLWPRFWTLYNSLPEINGLKDPEVRKKDESTTRRRIKID from the coding sequence ATGCCCGATTATAAAAAATTTGAACGGACCGGTGGCTCCGCACCGCGTAGACAGTCCCTGCTCGACGAAATCAAAGAGCTGGACTCACGACTTCTTTCCATCGTATCCCGCAGGAATTACCTTATGGGTAAAGCCGCATCCAAGCGCAAGCAGAAAGGCCTGCCCCTTGGTGATCCGGACATGGAAAGACGTATATTTGAAACATGGTCCGCTGAAGCCAGCAGTAAGAAATTTGATCTCAAAACTGCACGACGTGTTTTCGACCAGCTCAACAACCTTGCCTATGCAGCAGTAGCCAAGCCGGAAAACCGCAAGCTTTCTACATATGTTCTTTCTCCGCCTCATAAGCAAGTTGATGTAACCTTTGACGGCCCCGGCTCCCTGTTCCAGTCCAAACTCTGGATCGCTCTCAGTGCCGCAGCAGGTGCTGAAAGCAAAATGGGACCTTTGTGCGTCAATGACGAAATAACCGAACTGATCAAGGCTTTTAATCAGTCCGGCTCCCATCTTTCATGGGACGGAGACACAGTTGAATCCCGCGCTGGCGACGGCATTGAATTCGAAGACAAACTCGTCTTTGCCGGTAATAATGCAATGACCATGTACCTGGCCATTGCCTTTGGTCTTAAAACCATCGGCAAGTTTAAGATTGCGGGCGGCCCTATCCTCAAGCAGTATGATTCCCGCCCTCTCGCAGAAGTTCTTTCTCCGCTGGGCGCAAGACTCAATACTCTTGACCTCCAGAGCCACGGATTGCCTGCTCGCCTCGAATGCGGCGGACGCATGGCTTCATCAATTGAAATTTCAGATGATATTCCAGCTGAATTTGTTGCTGCCCTTGCGCTTGCCGCCTGGACCTATCCGCAGGGATTGACCATCAAATTCGCAGAAGGCTGGCATGGTAAAGATCTGCTTCAGGAAGTCATTGCAGCACTCAATGAATGCGGCATTAAAGCCAAGTTGAGCGAGACTGAATGCAGTGTTCCTGCGACTAAGGAGATCACTGTTCCCGAAGAGCCTTCCATTGCACTGGAGCCTGAACTTTGTGCCGCACTGCTGGCCATCCCCGCTTTCAGTGACGGACAGGTAACTATCAATGGAGACTGGCCCAAGTCCGCAGTTGCCGAAGATGCACTCCAGACTCTTAAAGCCGGTGGCGTTGATATTAAAATTTCCAAAGAAGGCATCACTGCAACTAAGGGTGAAACCGCAGCTGAAGCTTCCTTTGATTTTGGTAATGCAAACAACCTTTTTCCTATTGGTCTTGCCCTCGCGGTCAACTCCCGCTCTGAATGCAAGGTCAGCAACATCGCTGACGACGTTATGTTCGAACAGGGCATTGAACTGCTCGAACGCCTCGGCATCAGATACCAGCGCGGTGATGAAGAACTGACCGTTATTCCCGGCAGACTCAAATGGGACGAAGCATGGTTTGCACCTTCTCCCTTCTTCGGTATTGCTCTCGGTCTTATGGCCTGGATTCGTCCAGGTATTGCCATTGAAAACCCCGGCGACCTGACAGATCTCTGGCCTCGTTTCTGGACCCTCTACAACAGCCTGCCGGAAATCAACGGTCTTAAAGACCCAGAAGTTAGGAAAAAAGATGAATCAACAACCCGAAGAAGAATTAAAATCGATTAG